CTGGACCGAGAAGCTATCGCAGTGGTCCACTCTTAACAAGGCCAATTAAACATTTGTGCTACACATGCATTCACAACAgcttaattattcaaatcatTATTCAAATTCGAAATGCGGGTGAAAGCTTTTAATTGCCCGAAAACAGTTAACACCTATCACAGCATTCACTTCTTCGGTTTTCAGATCTTATCAATATTTTTCTGAGCTTTTCACCTGCCGAGTCTTACCAACATGCTGCGCTACCTGCTCATTCTGTGCGCCCTCGGAAGCGGTGAGTCCATAGAGCTAAGATCAACTTTCTAACGCCTCCTTGTAGGGAGGAGAAACCTCGAGACTCGCATATATTATACCTTAAAGTTGCTGCGTTCGCTTTTTACCCTACCGTTTTGCAAAAACATATCTTAATTGCAATCGCTTCGATCTTCGTCATattgttttaataaattgAATGTGTATTTTCTTGAGTAATTGCGCCTGCCAATCAGAAAAACTTTTTCAGAAAACCTGTTTACAAAGAAATTTCGCGCTTGTACTTTACGAGGCGTGTTGCCTTGAATTCATATTTATTCGTATATCTGTAAGCCTAACAAACAAAAGATATTCTATGGCTTACGAGCGAGTAAGCTGAACTAAACACCGAATTCGAATACCCTTTCCCCCCAGCTACTTGCGGCGATGTTGAGCTACTCACTCAAACTGTCTATGGCTTCCTGGACTTCACAACCACGATTGGCAACACCGTCATGGTGTTCTCGCCCCAAAGTTCTCCAGCCTTCGGTGAGTGTGTTATATAATAGGTATAATATCAGAACTGCTTTCCTAAATGagcaatattaatattaatagaaTTTAAATCCAACGAAACGCACGAGATAATCAACATTATAGAGACTAAGCCGAAAGCGACGAAGAAGGAAAAGGAGAATGTCGGCATCAAGCCAACGCCTTTGATCGTGACTCACTCGAATGTCATTCCCGAGACCGAGACATCCCAGATTGAATCCTACAACATCAGTCTCTCCAACTCGCCCATCCAGACGCTTCTGAATGCCCCCGAATACGACCTGCTCTCCCGCCAGCCCGAGCAGTTCGCCGAGGAAACCTACCGCCTGGTGAACTTCAAGTCCAAGGGCGAGGCTGACCGCCAAAGGATATATCCGTCCAAGAAGGAGCCCGTGCATGGCCACCAAACGCGGTCCACTGAGTTCAGGAGCATCGTGACGGCGACCAAGGACTCTGGTAAATTCTCCAAGGTCTCCCAGGTCCACGCAGTCGCCAGTGTGGAGAAGAAGAGCAAGCCCCGGCAGTCGCGGACCAACAAACCAGTTACGCCCTCGATCCAGCCGAGCAGGACTCTGAAGGAGTCCTCCATCCAGACCCAACTGGCCAGCAAGCCACCAAGGAAGAGCCACCAAAGTGGTCGCGACAACCGAGGATCGTCGGGCACCAGAAAGCCCTCGCGTCCCAAGGGAAAGCGGTAATAGAAGCCGCTAATCATAAGGTTTCATATGATTACCTCGTAAAATTGATCCTTCTATTGCAGGAGGAACAAGCACACCCAGAGTTCCAAGCCGGCAGTAGCTCCATCAGCAACTGAAACTACCGCCCGCCACTCGTATCGGTCGAAAGCAAGTGCGAATGCTGTGCAGGAGGAGCCAGTGTCCGTCGTGAGTCCCAATGCATTCAAGCTCAACAGGCGTCCTGGCAGATGGCAGTACAAGTCCTCGCCGAAGCCCAAGGTGAACATAAGGAAGAACGCCAACCCCAATCTGCCCACCACCGTTCAAAACGACACGGCTCCCAGTGATGAGATCCCCGTGGACATCATCACCAACCAGGCCATAAACAACGGCAGGGATCTTGAGGCGTCCGGCTCCCAGAACGGCCCAGTTGCGAACAACAATAACGACGATCCCAACTCCAAATACTTTGTGCAGACGTTGAACGTGGAGATATCGACACCCCAACCATTCATAGACACCTATTACGAAATTGCGACCATTAAGACTCCGTTTATATTCCAGGTAATGATGTCGTTGTGTCTTTTTTCCATTTCGAACTATGAGACTATGAGTTTCTTTGTCTGAAGTTCCCACGCCCATAAGCCCCATTAATGGCGTTCATTTGTTTTCAGGCTGGCGTGGTTAAGAAAACGCGCTTCCTGACCGTCACCTCAACCATTGAGAAGGTGATCCAGGAGGAGCACACCAAGGAGTACTCCGAAGACGATGGCCCGCTGACGGAGAACATTTTGGAGGCCACCGCCAGCACCGATGATAAGACCTTAACAGGCAGCGTTACGACCTTGAAGCCCATCTATCTGGGCGAGGAGACCGAGACCCCCAGCCTGGAGACCATAACGGAGTCCTTTTCCATAACGCACACCAAGCTGAAGACCCAGATCCTCCCAGTCGTGTACGCGAAAAGAAACGAGACCATCCAATTTACCCTGGTTCAGACCTACGATTACACCAGTCTCATCACTGTAACCCAGACCATTTCCCCCTTGAGCGACGACTTCAATCCCTCAAAGAACTTCAAGGACTTCGAAGGAAGTTTGGACGAGGCTGGGTCGGAAATCAACCTGGACCTCGAGTTCGGAGATGAAGATAATACGGGCAAATTCGACGCAAAGATCAAGCCGAAACTCAAAGTTGAGGCCAAGAGTAATGTAACCAGCCCACTAATCCCTCTGCTCCCGGAATCGATTAGCTTCCCGGAAACGCTGCAAAACAGCTTGATAACTTCCACGCGACCCGTGATCAAGCTGGAGACCATCTGGGAGTCCCATGTGGTGCCGCTGGTCAGAGGAACCGAGACCATCATGAGAACCCTCTCCAAGTCCGTGGGTGTGGTGGAGAAGACGGAATACGTCACTGATGTCGCCACGATTTCCATGCCAACGCCATCCTCGCAATATCCCTTCTCGATCAACCCCTTCAATCCCTTCAACCCACTCTTGCCCATTGCCCCGCAGCAGTTCATCACCTCCACCGAGGTGCAGCAGTCCATGGTAACGGAAACGAGCTCCAAGGTTCTGAAGCTGACCTTCGGCGCGAGGACCGCCTACACCACCATCTTCTCAACCTCCGTCGTTCCCACAGCCGTCACTAGATTAATAACCGCCACCATTCCCGGCCAGCCAGGCCAATCCTTCCCCAACTACTTTCCGCCTCCTTACAATCCATTCGCCTATGTTGGTTAGTTCTTAGGAGCATCTGCGCAAGCGAGAGTGTCTAACCCCATTACTTCTTTGTAATTAGGAATCCTGTATTATATTTAAGAACACGTGCAAATATCGAAAATGCGGTGATACAAAAAGCAGTAGATTTTATTAGATTGTATGTGCACTTTGTCGCAAAAGTTGTTTATGTAAATACTCGAGTTAAGACTAAATTAGGATTGCATCGAATTTTTTGGATCTAAGATAAGCAAAACATGGTTGTAGTTCGGTTTAACTGCTGTTAATAAATTTTGGAACCTTTTTATTCCCTAAACTAGTTTTTCATTCTGTTTTATTTACTGCGGCTTAACAGTTATTTGATTCTTTAAATGATCGATACTAATGGTTATGCCCTGCGTTCCATTCCATCGTTTCACGCCGAGGAGAACCGACGCAGAATTGCGGCCTTAGCAAACAACATATAAAAATTGATTCCCAGCAATGCACATTTAACAAATGCTTACCGTTACGTTACAACACTCAAGATTACCATCAAGATTACCATCAAGATTATCCAATATTGTTAAAGACTTTAACTTTGCTATATAAATCACACTCCAACATCAATATCGATATCTTGGCCTCTATCGATACCAGCGTGTGTGTCCGCATTTCACATCTCTAGGGCTTTGGCGTCACGTTCGCATCTCTAGTaaattggaaaaaaataaaatcgtCGGAGTTTTTATGTGCTTGCAGAGTAGTGTAAGTAATTGCTATTTTTGTGCCAGCTGCTTGCCGGTAGTAAACAACACGTGTGAACTGCGATGCCTTGCAATCCTCAGGGCAATTCCAGTGCGGTTTAAGTCCGAACGACCACTTATCTTGGAAGAAATCCGAAgtgtacgtacatatgtaagtTTTCGCGTGTGTATTTTTATGCACATGCAATTTTATGCTGCTGGCCATGCAAAGGCGCAAAAAACGCAAAATGTAAAAAATGTTTGCAGAATGCCCATGAATCTGATCGGATTTTAGGCGGCACACACGCATGTTCCCGAAATTGTGCAACTTcgcatacgtacatatgtaatGTCTTATGCTGGCATAATTATCCGCGGTTGAAGTTAAGTGCGTGGTGCAAATCGGGAATCTATATTCGGCATACTTTGGTGAAGGGCCAATGAGTTCGTACTTATTAGAAAATTGGCCAGTCGCTGTAATTATAGCACAGCACCAATGAATGAGTTCGCACTTTCACCTTATCCCTATGCAATCAATACTGATTTCTGAACCTGCATGGTTTGCCAATGTTTAGTAGCTTATTTTAGTGATCTCTTAAGATTTGGTGAAATATCATGTTTCCCACAAATCGACTATTTGCATAGTTTTAGTTTTAGACTGTCCACTTAAACGTTTCGATCATGTTTTTAGGATTGCAGCGCATTGCCACACAATTTTAGCGCTTTACTCGAGCTTTGAAAACATTATGTAAACAGCTTTATCTGTTTGTTTATTAAGATATTTATGAAGCATATTCTGTACTCCCTCTGTTTTGACTCTGATAACCCAATTGCCGTGGACACTTTAAGATAATCGTATTTAATCTCTTCATCGCAGATTTCTCTCATATGCAACTATGTCGGTACACTATAAATTTAAGAGTACACTCAACTTTGATACAATTACTTTTGATGGACTTCACATTTCTGTCGGGGACTTGAAAAGGGAGATTGTGCAGCAGAAGCGACTGGGCAAAATCATCGACTTTGATCTTCAGATCACAAATGCGCAGAGTAAAGAAGGTATGTCCACCGCAATTTAGAATTGTTCCCCTGCTACATGGTTTCCCTTCCTTTTCCAGAATACAAGGACGATGGGGTCCTTATTCCCAAGAACACAACGCTGATCATATCGCGCATCCCCATCGCCCATCCCACAAAAAAGGGCTGGGAGccaccagcagcagaaaaTGCCTTTTCGGCGGCGCCTGCCAAGCAGGACAACTTCAACATGGACCTGTCCAAAATGCAAGGCACTGAGGAGGACAAAATCCAGGCAATGATGATGCAGAGCACAGTCGACTATGATCCCAAGACGTATGTGGTTTTAAGTCGTTACAAAACCATCATCTAATGTATTTTTCGTTTAGGTACCATCGTATTAAAGGACAATCGCAAGTGGGCGAAGTTCCCGCATCCTATCGATGCAACAAATGCAAGAAAAGCGGACACTGGATCAAGAACTGTCCCTTTGTGGGGGGAAAGGACCAACAAGAGGTCAAACGGAATACTGGTATTCCGCGGTCTTTCCGCGATAAGCCAGATGCGGCTGAGAACGAATCGGCCGATTTTGTGCTGCCTGCTGTACAAAACCAAGAGATACCGGAGGATCTGATATGCGGCATATGCCGAGATATATTCGTCGACGCTGTCATGATACCCTGCTGCGGAAGTTCCTTTTGTGACGACTGTGTGCGAACCTCCTTACTGGAGTCAGAGGATAGTGAGTGCCCCGACTGCAAGGAGAAGAACTGTTCCCCTGGCTCCCTGATACCTAATCGGTTCTTGAGGAATTCGGTGAACGCCTTTAAAAACGAGACTGGGTATAACAAAAGCGCGGCTAAGCCAGGTAAGCGCTTTATATTCGGGTTTCGctcaatgaaaatgaaacgaattttcttttttagctgcagtaaaaaatgaggaaaaacCTCCTGTTGAAAAAGAAGTGGAGGAAAAGGTGGTCACTGAGAAGGAATCCGAAGAGACTGAGGTGAAACCTGTAAAGCAACAAGAATCCGAAACCAATGGCAGCAATCCGTCTAAATCGGAATCTCCGGAGCAACCTGCAACCACAGAACCAACACAGAAGGAGAAAGATAAATATGATTCAGACTACGAGGATAACATTACCATAAAAATGCCGCAGCCTGCAGCTGATTCTACATCAGTGCCCAGCAAAGTAAGACATACATATTTGGCACATCTGCAATATAGATGCTTAATTATAACCTCAATGTTTCAGAGATCCCCCAGTTATTCCCACAGAAGTGAATCCTCTCACCGACGAGAGAGATCGGATTATGTTTCCGAACACGATCACAAGCACCAACGTCCATCGAAATCGGAGTCTGTTAACAAGGATCGCAGTCTCCTGCCCTTGCCCATTGGCACCCTGCCCAGCTACCAGGGGCACATGATGGCCGAATCGGAAGAAGCTCGTCGATCGGCTGCCTATAAGCCCCCTTATATGCAAATGCAGCGGGGCCCACCGCCAATGCACATGATGAGTCACCACATGCCAGCCTACAACAACGGGTTTAACAACATGGGACAGAGGCCTCCCCTCAGGTAGGTTTCTTTTCCACCCGTCTGGATCCCGCCACCATGTGGAGAGAGTCAAGTGTCGAGGCCACTGGAACTCCGAGGTGTTGACGAGTCAATACGCAGCCGGTCCTGCCTGATCTCAATATTTTTAAGTTCCAACCGAGACTATACACACACTAGTTAAGAGTAATTTAAGCTCTGGGCTAACGCGCCTTTATGCTTTGTTGAATATTGGTTATTCCTAATTAAAACAGTATTGCTTACAATCAACGTTAAGATTTTTGAATTGTAATTAACTTCTGAAATTGCAGCTATGTGCCGTATCAAAACCAATCCGTACACCCAATGCGTGCGCCGTACGGATCTGCAGGCGGAggtatgaatatgaatatgtcACAACCATTTCAGTCCCCAAATTTAGCCTCGATATACCAAGGGGTGGCAGCGAAGGTCGGTTCCGGGTGAGTATCTCTACTACGTGGTAGAAGCATGGGATGACAAGTAATCCCAATGTTTTGCAGTCTCATTGACGATCCGTTGGAGGCCTTCAATCGCATCATGAAGGAGAAGGAGCGGAAGAAGGTGGACCGCTTTCGAAGCTCTGACCGCCACAGATCAAGGTCCCCGGATAGACAGAGGCATCGCTTTAAGTCTCCCATTTACGAAAAGGACAACTCCAGGGATAATCTCAAGGACAAAAGACCACGATCCCGGGAAAGGAAGCGAGAACATAGCTACGAACGGCATATGCGCCACCCTCGTTCTAGTCGCCAGCCGAATGATGGCTCTAAGTCACCAGGTGGCAGAATCAAAAGGTAGTTTACAACCAGCTGTATGCTGTATGCTTAAATTGATTGTCTACTCTCTGCTTATTAGATCTGGCCATCGTCGCTCTGCATCTCCAAAGCCGGGCTACAAGAGTGATTACAGGGACAAGCCGTACAACAAGCCTAGTGCTCCCAAAACGGAGGCAGTTGAGCCTCCTCCCCCCGGATTCGAGCCGTTGCAGCTGGCCGATGAAGACGTCTACAGGAACAAGCACCCGACCAGTTCGGAAGCATCACAAAGCAGCAAGGCCGAAAGCAGCAAGAAGAAGGGGGAAAACAGGCACGAAGAGGCGCCACGAAAGAGGCACAGGTCTCGCAGCATTAGCAAGGAACCGAAGCCGAACGACAGCACCTACAGGAGCCTGACGCCACCAGCAAAGATCACCACACCGAAAATGACTGCTGCCCAGTTGAGGGAACGCGAGAGTTCGCCGAAGACGCCGGAAAATGTTCACGACGATTATCTGACCGCGAAGGCCAGAATTATGGCCTCCCAGCCCGACATCAACGTCTCGGAAATGGAGACCAATGTGGGCAAGGAGAACAAGGCGAAGAGTCCGTTGTCAAAAGAtcgcaagaagaagaagaaggacaaggacaaGGCTGAGCGCAAGAAGAACAAGAAGGACAAGCGCGCCAAGAAGGAGAAAGGGGATCGCCAGAAGAAGAGCTCCTCAGTTAATCGATCTGACTCGGATATTAACCACAGCTCACTAATGAACGAGCCAAATTATAAGGTCTTGTCTCCCAGGGCTCAAAGTCCCAGCTTTGAGATCAATGCGGGTCAGCTTTCCCCTGCTCACAACGCTACTGAAAACGTTAATCCGAAGAGCCATTCCATCCTTACTGTGGGTGCTGCCAGCGACGATAATCTCGGCCCAAGAAGCAAACTCAGCGAGGCTAATTCTGTCAATCTATCCAAATGGGAAATGGAGGAGAATATCTTAAGTTTGGAGGATTCCTCCAAAAAGGCTGCCGGGGCCTCCGACGATCCGTCGGAAATAACTTCAGACGTCCTGCGGAAGGCTGAGAACGCAATATTTGCCAAGGCTATTAATGCCATCAGACCCATGGAGTTTCAAGTCATTATCAACTCCAAGGACAACAGCAAGGACCGCGCCGCAGTTCGCAGTGACAAGGATCGCTCCTCTTCACCCAGGCGTACCAGCAGCAGGTCGGTAAAGGATAGGCTGGGCACCAAGATTTCCAATGACAGGAGCCGTTCGCGGGACAAGTCGAAGGACAGGCGCCGGGGGGCGGGCGCCAGGAGCTCCGACGACGATGCGAACCGCGGCAGGTCGGATCGTCATGGCAGCCGGAAGAGGGACAACAGATCCCGCGACAGGGCGCCGCCTTCAGATAAGAGGCAGGAGCGTCCGTACAAGAGAAGCTCGCCAGAGGACGACAAGCTGAGGCGCCAGAACAAGGAGCGGTCCGACTCCAGGCACGGAAAACACGATCAAAACAATAGCGACGACTCGGATCGCAGGGCGGCCAGAAACACCAAGTCCAGCGACAGCCGAGTTGTCTCCTCTGTAACAGCCGTGGCTGCTCCTCCCAAGCCCAGTCGTCCAGACAACCCGTTCCGCAAGTTCGACCCCAGTGCGTCGAGCAGCTTAGTTGTAAAATATGATAACACGATACAGAAGGAGGGCGCGTCCTCGGACAACGGCATGGAGCACAGGAAGCAGCGGGATAAGAAGCTGAAGAAACATTCGAAATATTCGTCAACCGATTCGTTGAAGAGCGAGAAGCGCAAGGATCCGAAGAGCAAAAAGAAGAGCAAGATTttgaaaaagaagaaaaaatcGAAGAAGTAGGTTACGGTAGGCTACGAGATAAGAATGATATAAATATTGAAGATTATTGTGTACAAATCAAAGATTTttaatgtatgtatttatCATGCAACTATAAGTATACAAATAAAACAGAACTACTCAAGGATTGCTTGCTTGTGGTCTAAAATTAATGATCTGAAATTCGATGGCCCGCCGAGTTAGAAGACGGTGGATTGATATTCGAGaaattaaatatgtttattaCAAACAGTTATCTTAAAAAATCGATTAAATTACACGTGTAGAGATTGACTGAAGTTAATCATTATTGCTTAAGCCGTCCATGAAGGACGATGCCATTGGACTGGGCGTTCTGGAGATAATGTTGTCATTGCCATAGTCATCGGAGTTTGCATCCACTGAAAGCACAGAATAGTAATATATATGCATTAGGCAAACTCGACTAGTCTGTGCACTAAATGCTGCTTGCCTTGTTCTAGAAAATTGGATTTTCTACTCTGGGGTATGCAACTCAGCGAATGTATTATTGGACTGCAGGCTTGATCGGCTGTTTCGAGCGTGGTTGGTAAGTCTAGGAGTCGTTGATTTTGAATGCCATCCCCTGGCCCCATGTGAGAAATGTGGTTGAAATTAGTCGGTGCTGATATCATCTTTGATCTACGATCACTACAAATAAAAAGCGAATAATGAGGACTCGAATCGATTGCGCCAATGGGTTAACTGAAGCCCAACCTTTTGATGGTCTTGTTTATCTCCCTGATGGAGAATCTCCGCTTTATGCTCGGCAGTCCCTTTCGATTTCCGTCGCGGTATTGCAAAAGGCCCTCTGCAAGTAAAGCATGTGTTTTATGGCCCTGATAAAAAGACTTTGATTTAGCTTACTTGTGTGAATATTGGATAGGTAAACAATCAGCGGAGTGTCATTGACCGAGGACAGCACCACGTTTCCCAGATTGTTTAGGGGAAGTGATTGCTTCAGTCCAATCGACTGCACCCATTCGGCAGTCTGCGTATTGAATATATCCAAATGTGTATCCGAAAACACCAGCAAGTGACCATCACAAAAGGCTGGAATGAGTCCACAAAAGAGTTATACAGCATGAGTCATAGCCGCATCTCGTGTTTACTCACTTATATACGTAGGGAAGGCTGGATACATGATTTCCCTATCCCGAGACTTCCGCCCTTGCAGGTCTACGTATATGGCCAGAGTCTGGAACACCAGCAAGTACTCCCCGAAGTTGCCGCCGCTGGGGCACAGAATTTCGATGACCCTGACCGCATCCACTCCGGAGTAGTTCAAAAATGCACATAACTGGTTCTCCGGATGAACCAAAGCTAATGAAAGGTGGCCAGACGTTATAAACACTCTCACAAAACGCACTCCATTACTACTCACACATTGCAGTTGCTTCTCCGCGCAGGAAGTATGCGGTAAATCCGCTTTGGTGAGCCACAACCAATCGCATGTCGGACAGAATCTGCAGGTGCTGCGCCATGTAGCCAATGGTGAATTCGCAAGTCTTCTGGTGTCTTGTGCGCGTTCTATTGATTTCGTAAACTACGATTTGTGTGTGGTTATTCGGCCGCTTCAGAGCGATGATAAATGAGTAGACGATGTTGGGGAAGCGGCGGATTATTCCAGTGCAAGCAGATATGCAGTTCTTCGATTCGACCACCTTGATCCACTCGACATCACTAGCCTCTAATGCCCTTATTGGTAATAAACGCAAATTGCGCTGCTTCCCGCAGAGAATGACGAGGATCTGCTCCTCTTCAATGTACCATAGCTGAAGAATCTTCTTGCTCTCGCCAATACGAGCGATCTCTGGAAAAGTTTGTTATCATTTAGTTGTGCCCTCCTCTAGTTGCAACTTTTCACAAAATGTGATTGCTTACCGTACTGGTCCAGATTAATGTAGAACAGGCCGTCTTCGGTGCCCAAGAGTATTTGATTTGGATATATGATGACCGAACACAATGCGTTTCTTATTAAAGACAGGGTATTGTCCAGAATCTCGTTAACTTTAAATATAGCAGTATTTGGTAAGCTGTTTCGTTTCAATATTCGATGTAGTTCTCCCAGGGCAATGACCCACTTGGACTTCTCCGACTCGTTGTCGGCGAGCATAAGGGTGTTCAGCGAAAGACCGCCATCGATAAGGGCGGTTTTTATCTGGAATGAGGAAGATGCACACATTTAGTCTCGGGAGATGCCGCGCTGGCAGTCTGTTCACCTTGAAAATACATGGCACATCTTTCTTGGCGGCATGGATGACGTCGCTTTCGCGCACACTTCCCACCGAGAACTCGGGATCCCTCATATCCAGCACTTGGGACACGCTCACGCTGGGCAATGCACACCGATCCGGCGAAATGTCATAGAGGAACAACTTAAAGTCGCAAACCACTACGAACTGCCTAATCCATCCCCGCTTAATCACCCCCGACTTGGGGACCTTTACGTAGCCCTCGTATGCCGTGCCGATTCCCCTGGTGGGATCGATGCCCAGCGGCCGCTTCGTCTGATCCACGGGCACGGGGCACGTGGTGGGCACCTTCTGGCAGCAGATCGTGTGACAGGCGAATCCGCAGATCTCGCACACCACGCCCTGCCGTGTGAGCCCCACCATCAGCGACGTGCAGTGATTGCATTTTGTGGGACTACTGAATGTGCGCACCAGGAACTGATGGATCGCCGTGTTGCCGGGCACTTTCTTCTGAGATTCCTTGACCAGCTGGTCGCTCTCCTCGCGGGACAAGTCGCTGACCGAGGCTTCTTTCATGGACGAATGATCCTTGCTGTTCTTACCCGCATACTTTGGCTCGTAGTTGAAGAGCATGCCCGAATTGCCGGACTGGAAGAAGTTGGGAGTGAAATTGTCGCCGGATTCGTTGCCAAAGCTCTCGGCAGAATCTATAATCTCGGAGTTCTTCGACATGTCGCGGAAGAAGGCGCTGCTTAGCCCATGATGCGTGGATTTGTTGAGGAACGACTCGGAGTATTCCAAGCCTCCCTTCTGCAAGTCCCGCAGTTCGGTTTCCTTCTTTTGGAAATCGTGCAGGATGGAGTCGTATCGCTTCTTGTAGTCCCGAACTTCTTTCTGTGTGGATATGAGGTCCGATCTGGTTTGACTCAGCTCATCCGATATCATGTTCTTGGCCTGAATCTCCCTTTGCAGCGCGCTCTGCAGGTTGAGCAGCTCCATCTTGTCCAGCTTCTGGGAGCGCCGGTTCCTCCAGTTCTTATTGTCCACACCGTTGTTGTTGAAGGTACCCACATGCTTCAGGTACTCCAACTCCTCCGTCATTTTGGTGGCCAAGGCCTGCAAGTAGCCACGCGCGTCTTTCTCATCGGACACCCATTGAATAATCTCCGCCATTTGCCGCTCCCACAAGGTGATGGCCTCCCGTTTCATTCGCAACTCCTTGAAGATCTCGTCGTCCTCCGCTTGAAGTTCCTTTAGACTCTTCGACTTGAGATTCACCTCGGAGCTTAACCTCTGCTTCTCCTCGAACCACGAGCTCTTCTCCAAGTCATGCTGCTTCTTCAATTCCAAAAGCGTTTCCGCGGAATCGGTAATCGACTCCATTTGAGTGTACTTCAGCCTTTCCTGTGTTTGTTGCAACTCCTTGGTGAGTGCCAAATTCGCGTTCTCTAGCTCGCTGAACTGCTCGCGCAGTGCTTCCAACTCCATATTGTGGCGCGTCTGCTGATGACTTAGCTTTTCCGAGAACTGGAGTTCAAGGCGTTCGATCTCGTACGACGACATCTCGGAGGAAATGCTCAGTGGCATAGTTGTCTCCACACTCGAGGAGCCCTTCCGCAGCTCCACCTGCAGCTGCCTGCAGCAGTCCTCCGCGTGCTCCCGCAGCTTCTTTTCTTTGGCAGCCTCGATGACGGCATCCTCAATGTGCAGCTCCAATTCCCTTCGCGTTTTGTCCGACTTTCGCAGTTCGTTCCGCAGGCTGTCGTTCTTCTGCATGGCACCATCAAGCTCCTCCTCCTTGTCCCTGACTTGGCGGGAGAGCTTCTGCTTCTGGTTTCGCAGCTCCGAGAGTTTCTCAGTGACCTCCGAGTACTCCATCATGGCGATGTTTCGCTGGGAGATGGCGTCCTGAAGTTCAGAGTCTTGAGTTTTGAGCCGTTCGAAAACCTCGTTGTGTT
This genomic interval from Drosophila mauritiana strain mau12 chromosome 2R, ASM438214v1, whole genome shotgun sequence contains the following:
- the LOC117138411 gene encoding serine/threonine-protein kinase Genghis Khan produces the protein MEYESSEISDITTGSCKKRLTFLKCILSDTTSDQKWAAEFGEDTEGHQFSLDYLLDTFIVLYDECSNSSLRREKGVSDFLKLSKPFVHIVRKIRLSRDDFDILKIIGRGAFGEVCVVQMISTEKVYAMKILNKWEMLKRAETACFREERDVLVFGDRQWITNLHYAFQDNINLYLVMDYYCGGDLLTLLSKFEDKLPEDMAKFYITEMILAINSIHQIRYVHRDIKPDNVLLDKRGHVRLADFGSCLRLDKDGTVQSNVAVGTPDYISPEILRAMEDGKGRYGTECDWWSLGVCMYEMLYGETPFYAESLVETYGKIMNHQNCFNLPSQETLNYKVSETSQDLLCKLICIPENRLGQNGIQDFMDHPWFVGIDWKNIRQGPAPYVPEVSSPTDTSNFDVDDNDVRLTDSIPPSANPAFSGFHLPFIGFTFSLTSSSTLDSKKNQSSGFGDDTLDTISSPQLAILPSNNSETPVDSVQLKALNDQLAALKQEKAELSKQHNEVFERLKTQDSELQDAISQRNIAMMEYSEVTEKLSELRNQKQKLSRQVRDKEEELDGAMQKNDSLRNELRKSDKTRRELELHIEDAVIEAAKEKKLREHAEDCCRQLQVELRKGSSSVETTMPLSISSEMSSYEIERLELQFSEKLSHQQTRHNMELEALREQFSELENANLALTKELQQTQERLKYTQMESITDSAETLLELKKQHDLEKSSWFEEKQRLSSEVNLKSKSLKELQAEDDEIFKELRMKREAITLWERQMAEIIQWVSDEKDARGYLQALATKMTEELEYLKHVGTFNNNGVDNKNWRNRRSQKLDKMELLNLQSALQREIQAKNMISDELSQTRSDLISTQKEVRDYKKRYDSILHDFQKKETELRDLQKGGLEYSESFLNKSTHHGLSSAFFRDMSKNSEIIDSAESFGNESGDNFTPNFFQSGNSGMLFNYEPKYAGKNSKDHSSMKEASVSDLSREESDQLVKESQKKVPGNTAIHQFLVRTFSSPTKCNHCTSLMVGLTRQGVVCEICGFACHTICCQKVPTTCPVPVDQTKRPLGIDPTRGIGTAYEGYVKVPKSGVIKRGWIRQFVVVCDFKLFLYDISPDRCALPSVSVSQVLDMRDPEFSVGSVRESDVIHAAKKDVPCIFKIKTALIDGGLSLNTLMLADNESEKSKWVIALGELHRILKRNSLPNTAIFKVNEILDNTLSLIRNALCSVIIYPNQILLGTEDGLFYINLDQYEIARIGESKKILQLWYIEEEQILVILCGKQRNLRLLPIRALEASDVEWIKVVESKNCISACTGIIRRFPNIVYSFIIALKRPNNHTQIVVYEINRTRTRHQKTCEFTIGYMAQHLQILSDMRLVVAHQSGFTAYFLRGEATAMSLVHPENQLCAFLNYSGVDAVRVIEILCPSGGNFGEYLLVFQTLAIYVDLQGRKSRDREIMYPAFPTYITFCDGHLLVFSDTHLDIFNTQTAEWVQSIGLKQSLPLNNLGNVVLSSVNDTPLIVYLSNIHTKGLLQYRDGNRKGLPSIKRRFSIREINKTIKSDRRSKMISAPTNFNHISHMGPGDGIQNQRLLDLPTTLETADQACSPIIHSLSCIPQSRKSNFLEQVDANSDDYGNDNIISRTPSPMASSFMDGLSNND